One Paenibacillus crassostreae DNA segment encodes these proteins:
- a CDS encoding ATP-binding protein: MNRFKEYIKHSINIRIITIMMVGFTLILVGASVMALSTITIIRNYDDKINNMNRSHDHISDIANQTNEIILRVRGYFAYLDRYEYEQIFNVKKELDRSISSFKSTPLSSEEAKLVRNVENFFDEYLMSILPQGLVFAEKGDYDALRNLITLGVNSPVNEIISFAHESEKEIRVQLKNENEILLEKLFFRGVSFIVYTIMVLFLSIYMSRKLSKDIGNPLRQLSRYAMYYAEGDKIQPDILERKDEIGHLSRSLNNMIYEIQEKNEELLAQNEELLSQQDELQAQQDELQQALIQMEENESYLNKRYVFTQSIANTLDKKELLHSIIRNMVEVTSSEKGILILMNETQDHAAHGISQEEISQFMNGFMQSAAIRSLYSKQLYLRERDATPGEKGYISEPLSAYDLFLPIYKGDGNITACMVLTRVGKCFGDRDQKEIISLVGQISLSLEKLEMFEATEGQRQLTQDMMNTIQEGVQFMNLNGQSLQVNHKLYELMGLSYVDSELDGMSLQDFMALLAPRIEDFKSLYEFIENALSDNLGQIQSLNYVLKGEETRYIQIYWEPIYHNKQKFGILLVHRDITKEYEVDRMKSEFVSTVSHELRTPLASILGFSELMLHRELNPERQRKYTATIHQEANRLTLLVNDFLDLQRMENGMQFYDFRPVDMIHLIEEVKEIQQASTTHHRIISNSSHEKMVVLGDRDKLYQAMVNLVSNAIKYSPDGGDIIIFSHQMGDNIWIEITDKGLGIPAQAISSLFTKFYRVDSSDRSKIGGTGLGLAIVKEIVSHHQGDVSVKSQLGEGSSFSIILPIYKSDIAPISTSQLSTNIGEDTPVNVMLVENDINLAGMLQEELVEKGYRTTIYSDGVNAIRAMEEQPPHIIVLDLKLSPEVSGWGVIERMKSSEQLKSIPIIISSAFEDKGRALQMGISHFLIKPYVTVKLFEAIEDILSIRKI; the protein is encoded by the coding sequence ATGAATAGATTCAAGGAATATATCAAACATAGTATTAATATAAGGATCATAACAATCATGATGGTTGGTTTTACGCTCATTCTAGTCGGTGCTTCCGTCATGGCCTTGAGTACTATCACCATCATCCGGAATTACGATGATAAGATCAACAATATGAATCGAAGTCATGACCATATTTCGGATATCGCTAACCAAACGAATGAAATTATTCTACGAGTAAGAGGTTATTTTGCATATTTAGATCGTTATGAATATGAGCAGATTTTTAATGTCAAGAAGGAGTTAGATAGGTCAATAAGTTCTTTCAAGAGTACTCCGTTGTCAAGTGAAGAAGCGAAGCTTGTTCGAAATGTAGAAAATTTTTTCGATGAGTATTTAATGAGTATTTTACCTCAAGGGCTAGTGTTCGCTGAGAAAGGGGATTATGACGCACTGCGTAACTTAATTACCTTGGGTGTGAATAGTCCCGTTAATGAAATAATCTCCTTCGCACACGAATCAGAGAAAGAAATTCGTGTGCAGTTGAAAAATGAGAATGAGATACTGCTTGAAAAGTTGTTTTTTCGAGGTGTCAGCTTTATTGTCTACACAATTATGGTTCTCTTCTTATCAATCTATATGAGCAGAAAGTTGTCGAAGGATATTGGAAATCCCTTAAGGCAACTGTCTCGATATGCGATGTATTACGCTGAAGGTGACAAGATACAACCAGATATTTTGGAACGAAAGGATGAAATCGGACACCTGTCTAGATCCTTGAACAACATGATTTATGAGATACAAGAGAAGAATGAGGAGCTGCTTGCTCAGAATGAGGAACTTCTATCTCAGCAAGATGAGCTACAAGCCCAACAGGATGAACTTCAACAAGCTCTTATCCAGATGGAAGAGAATGAATCATATTTGAATAAACGATATGTGTTTACGCAATCTATAGCCAATACATTAGATAAAAAAGAGCTCTTGCACAGCATCATTCGTAATATGGTAGAGGTTACCTCTTCGGAAAAAGGGATTCTCATATTAATGAATGAGACACAGGACCATGCCGCGCATGGAATCTCCCAGGAGGAAATTTCACAGTTTATGAACGGATTTATGCAGAGTGCTGCCATTCGATCATTGTATAGTAAGCAATTGTATTTACGGGAAAGAGATGCGACCCCAGGAGAGAAGGGGTATATTTCAGAACCTCTTTCAGCGTATGACTTGTTTCTACCTATATATAAAGGGGATGGGAACATTACGGCTTGTATGGTACTAACCCGTGTGGGTAAGTGCTTCGGGGATCGTGATCAGAAAGAAATAATCAGCCTAGTGGGACAAATCTCACTATCGCTTGAGAAGTTAGAGATGTTCGAAGCTACGGAAGGGCAGCGGCAGCTGACCCAAGATATGATGAACACTATTCAGGAAGGCGTCCAGTTCATGAATCTTAACGGACAGTCCTTGCAGGTAAATCATAAGCTATATGAACTTATGGGGTTATCCTATGTCGATTCTGAATTGGATGGGATGTCTTTACAAGATTTTATGGCATTACTTGCTCCCAGAATTGAGGACTTTAAGTCATTATATGAATTTATTGAAAATGCTTTAAGTGATAATTTAGGTCAGATCCAAAGTTTGAACTATGTGCTTAAGGGCGAAGAGACTCGATACATACAAATCTATTGGGAACCTATATACCACAATAAGCAGAAGTTCGGCATACTACTCGTTCATCGTGACATCACGAAGGAGTATGAGGTCGACCGGATGAAATCCGAATTTGTGAGCACGGTTAGCCATGAATTACGAACGCCACTTGCTAGCATTCTTGGTTTCTCGGAACTGATGTTACACCGGGAGTTGAATCCGGAACGTCAACGTAAATATACGGCTACGATTCATCAAGAGGCCAATCGATTGACATTACTAGTTAACGATTTTTTAGATCTCCAGCGAATGGAGAATGGCATGCAGTTTTATGATTTTAGGCCAGTGGATATGATTCATCTTATCGAGGAAGTGAAGGAGATTCAGCAAGCCAGTACCACCCATCATAGAATAATAAGTAACTCATCTCATGAGAAAATGGTAGTCCTTGGAGATCGAGATAAGCTATATCAGGCAATGGTCAATTTGGTGAGTAATGCAATCAAGTACTCACCAGATGGTGGGGATATTATCATATTTTCCCATCAAATGGGCGATAATATATGGATTGAGATTACAGATAAAGGCTTAGGAATTCCTGCTCAAGCTATTTCGAGCCTTTTCACCAAATTCTACCGAGTTGATAGCTCTGATCGATCTAAGATTGGAGGGACGGGCTTAGGACTTGCCATTGTTAAAGAGATTGTAAGTCATCATCAGGGTGATGTGAGTGTGAAATCCCAATTGGGAGAAGGAAGTTCCTTTTCAATCATTTTACCAATCTATAAGAGTGATATTGCACCGATTAGTACAAGCCAACTATCGACAAACATAGGTGAAGACACTCCAGTAAATGTGATGCTTGTGGAGAATGATATTAATTTAGCCGGTATGCTTCAAGAGGAACTAGTGGAGAAGGGATATCGAACCACGATCTATTCAGACGGAGTTAATGCTATTCGTGCAATGGAGGAACAGCCGCCCCACATTATAGTCCTAGATTTGAAGCTTTCTCCTGAAGTGAGCGGATGGGGGGTTATTGAGCGGATGAAGAGCTCTGAACAATTGAAGAGCATCCCTATTATCATTTCTAGTGCTTTTGAAGATAAGGGGAGGGCTTTGCAAATGGGTATCTCGCATTTTCTTATTAAACCGTATGTAACTGTGAAGTTATTTGAAGCGATTGAGGATATTTTGAGTATAAGAAAGATATAG
- a CDS encoding winged helix-turn-helix domain-containing protein, whose product MFEVRSIYVTSADECEQFLRDNETSLILLDINLGDTSGFDLCKRQRQTTQIPILFISARSSDDDVLIALNIGGGDYIQKPYTLSILLAKVKPVLKRYGGNSSSSEILEFGKVKIDCMLNRVRVNGAEIKLKTLEYKLICYLARNKNRVVTKEELFQNVWGDSFTGDGSLNVHIRHLREKIEVNPNNPQYMKTVWGTGHVLEDRIDGHSFNFTWCTATDLDYTGSLFHVYLKDTDNASAIRNIKEQYGNLTEDVIDADETIKRQSGIYVSAVFSFMLMILSITVLVVIMILYLVIKTIILKRKKEFGIMKAIGYTTFQLMNLIAMSFVPIVIIGVIIGSILGIFYTNSLRSLLLSSAGVKNVQFIVSIPLIVSLCVAEN is encoded by the coding sequence ATGTTCGAAGTCCGATCGATCTATGTGACTAGTGCAGATGAGTGTGAACAGTTTTTACGGGATAATGAAACATCGTTGATCCTTCTGGACATCAATCTCGGGGATACATCTGGGTTCGATTTGTGCAAAAGACAACGCCAGACAACGCAGATTCCTATTCTGTTTATTAGTGCTCGTTCTAGTGATGACGATGTTCTGATTGCACTGAATATAGGTGGAGGCGATTACATACAGAAGCCATATACGCTCAGTATATTGCTCGCTAAAGTGAAGCCAGTGCTCAAGAGATATGGTGGAAATAGCAGTTCTTCTGAAATATTAGAGTTCGGGAAGGTGAAGATCGATTGTATGCTAAACCGTGTACGTGTAAATGGTGCAGAGATCAAGCTCAAAACATTGGAATATAAGTTAATCTGTTACTTGGCGAGAAATAAAAATAGAGTGGTCACTAAGGAAGAGTTGTTCCAAAACGTCTGGGGGGATTCTTTTACTGGAGATGGATCACTAAATGTACATATCCGTCATTTGCGCGAGAAAATTGAAGTGAATCCTAATAATCCGCAATATATGAAAACTGTATGGGGAACGGGACACGTTTTAGAGGATAGGATTGATGGTCACAGCTTTAACTTTACCTGGTGTACAGCAACTGATTTAGACTATACAGGTTCGTTATTCCATGTTTATCTGAAAGATACAGATAACGCAAGCGCAATCCGAAACATCAAAGAACAGTACGGGAATTTAACAGAGGATGTAATAGATGCAGACGAAACAATAAAAAGGCAAAGTGGTATATACGTATCAGCTGTGTTTTCCTTTATGCTTATGATCCTCTCGATTACGGTATTGGTCGTTATTATGATTCTTTATCTTGTGATAAAAACTATAATACTCAAACGCAAGAAGGAGTTTGGCATCATGAAAGCGATAGGATATACTACATTTCAACTTATGAACCTGATTGCGATGAGCTTTGTTCCTATTGTGATCATCGGTGTTATAATAGGCAGTATATTGGGTATATTTTACACTAATTCACTACGGTCCTTGCTACTTTCTAGCGCTGGAGTTAAGAATGTGCAATTTATTGTAAGTATTCCCCTTATTGTCTCACTTTGTGTCGCGGAGAATTAA
- a CDS encoding SDR family oxidoreductase — protein sequence MGPFAKDLLQDKVVLITGGATGLGRAMGEQFLQLGAKLAIASRREDTLRMAATELSLDRHDVFYKVTDVRDPDQIHDLVDAVEQRFGQIDVLVNNAAGNFISPTERLSPRAVDAILNIVLHGTMYTTLEIGKRWIEQGHPGTMLNIVTTYASTGSAFVVPSAAAKAGVLALTRSLAVEWARYNIRQVAIAPGPFPTEGATSRLMPMPEIEEQMINRIPLRRVGNKEELAHLASYLISDYASYINGEVVTIDGGEWLQGAGEFNDLLEITEEQWDILAEKTRKGK from the coding sequence ATGGGACCTTTTGCCAAGGATTTGTTACAAGACAAAGTTGTTCTGATCACAGGTGGTGCTACAGGATTGGGGCGAGCTATGGGAGAACAGTTCCTACAACTTGGGGCAAAACTAGCTATTGCGAGTCGGCGCGAGGATACATTAAGGATGGCAGCTACAGAGCTAAGCCTAGATCGGCATGATGTGTTCTACAAAGTGACTGATGTTCGGGATCCTGACCAAATTCATGACCTAGTGGATGCTGTGGAACAGCGATTCGGTCAAATCGATGTACTAGTCAATAATGCCGCTGGAAATTTCATAAGTCCTACCGAGCGTCTCTCTCCCCGAGCGGTAGATGCCATCTTAAATATTGTGCTACATGGAACCATGTACACTACTTTAGAAATCGGTAAAAGGTGGATTGAACAAGGGCATCCAGGTACTATGTTGAATATCGTAACCACCTATGCTTCAACAGGTTCGGCTTTTGTAGTTCCATCGGCTGCAGCTAAAGCCGGCGTGTTAGCATTAACGCGCTCACTTGCAGTCGAGTGGGCACGTTACAACATACGTCAAGTTGCTATTGCTCCAGGTCCCTTCCCAACAGAAGGCGCAACATCTCGACTTATGCCAATGCCGGAAATAGAAGAACAGATGATCAACCGAATCCCCCTACGTCGTGTAGGGAATAAGGAAGAACTTGCTCATTTGGCTTCTTACTTAATCTCAGATTATGCCAGTTATATCAACGGGGAAGTCGTTACTATTGATGGAGGAGAATGGCTTCAAGGGGCAGGAGAATTCAACGACCTTCTTGAGATTACTGAGGAGCAATGGGATATTTTAGCTGAGAAAACGCGCAAGGGTAAATAG
- a CDS encoding glycoside hydrolase 43 family protein gives MGNGLITNPIIWADVPDPDIIRVGHHYYMVSTSMHVMPGCPIMKSQDLLNWEIVNYVYDSFENNDAHNMVDGKNIYGQGSWAASLREHNGLFYVCFSSNDMHQFYMYTTDDIENGNWQRSVINGLIHDPSLLFDEDRVFVIYGNGGIYITELTADATAVKEGGIAQLLLETESEGIGLRCEGCHAYRIDGIYYLFFIEWPTVGNKRRRQICYRSSKLLGPYERKIILDDDMGYSNNGIAQGGIIETQDHKWYTLLFQDHDAVGRIPVVQPIEWLDGWPIIGIDGKASETFATDFPYTPSKPIVMSDEFDYEENQLALNWQWNHNPNDQLWSVTQRDSHLRLTTGNVVDSVLKARNTLTQRTEGPACVVTSVMDISNMKHGDHAGLIALQNLFGTVGVKVDSNGDRVVVMSVNDGDGMEAIIESLPYDHSIIYFKIEFNFENSIDIAKFYYASEDGQWIEIGYPLEMKYTLDHFMGYRIGLFNYASLETGGYVDIDYFHFAKLVNGTYTIMK, from the coding sequence ATGGGTAACGGTTTAATTACTAATCCAATCATCTGGGCGGACGTACCAGATCCAGATATTATTCGAGTCGGTCATCATTATTATATGGTTAGTACAAGTATGCATGTTATGCCTGGCTGTCCTATTATGAAGTCACAAGATTTGTTGAACTGGGAGATCGTTAATTACGTCTATGACAGCTTCGAGAATAATGATGCTCATAATATGGTTGATGGGAAAAATATCTATGGTCAAGGTTCTTGGGCAGCTAGTTTGCGTGAACATAATGGCCTGTTTTATGTATGTTTTTCAAGCAATGACATGCATCAGTTTTATATGTACACAACCGATGATATTGAAAATGGAAATTGGCAACGCTCTGTAATCAATGGTTTAATCCATGATCCAAGCTTACTATTTGACGAAGATAGAGTATTTGTTATTTATGGAAATGGCGGTATTTATATTACCGAGTTGACAGCAGATGCAACAGCAGTCAAAGAGGGCGGGATCGCTCAGCTACTATTAGAAACTGAAAGTGAAGGCATTGGTCTACGATGTGAAGGATGTCATGCGTATAGAATAGATGGAATATACTATCTATTTTTTATCGAATGGCCGACAGTAGGCAATAAGCGTCGCAGACAAATATGCTATCGTTCCTCTAAGCTTCTAGGACCTTATGAACGGAAAATTATTTTGGATGATGATATGGGCTATAGTAATAATGGAATTGCCCAAGGAGGTATTATTGAAACACAAGATCATAAGTGGTATACGCTATTATTTCAGGATCATGATGCTGTTGGAAGAATACCGGTCGTACAGCCTATTGAATGGCTTGATGGCTGGCCGATCATTGGTATAGATGGTAAAGCTTCAGAAACGTTTGCAACAGATTTTCCGTACACACCTTCAAAACCAATTGTAATGAGTGACGAGTTCGATTATGAAGAAAATCAATTGGCACTGAATTGGCAATGGAATCATAATCCGAATGATCAGCTATGGTCAGTTACGCAACGAGACAGTCACCTACGATTAACGACGGGCAATGTTGTAGACAGTGTGCTCAAAGCTCGTAACACGCTGACACAGCGTACGGAAGGACCAGCATGTGTAGTAACGTCTGTGATGGATATTTCGAATATGAAGCATGGCGATCATGCTGGATTGATTGCCTTGCAGAATCTATTTGGTACTGTTGGTGTTAAAGTAGACAGCAATGGCGATAGAGTTGTCGTGATGAGCGTGAACGATGGTGATGGTATGGAAGCAATAATTGAATCTTTGCCATATGACCATAGTATCATCTATTTCAAAATTGAATTTAATTTTGAAAACAGTATAGATATCGCAAAATTTTATTACGCTTCAGAAGATGGGCAATGGATCGAAATTGGATATCCTTTAGAAATGAAATATACATTGGATCATTTTATGGGGTATCGAATCGGACTATTTAATTATGCAAGTTTAGAGACTGGTGGCTACGTTGATATTGATTATTTCCACTTCGCGAAGCTAGTTAATGGAACATATACAATTATGAAATAA
- a CDS encoding glycosyl hydrolase family 8: protein MTGYQHKGSFYTGQYRNLLKDYGIDQQEINTRLEDTWSKLFEGDEDTRIYYPQGEDMGYMLDTGNLDARSEGMSYGMMMAVQLNRKDVFDRLWNWTMTHMYMTTGVHAGYFAWSCKPDGSRLANGPAPDGEEFFAMALFFASHRWGDGEAPYNYGTQARDLLRTCIHRGEDGVGYPMWDPDNKLIKFIPECDYSDPSYHLPHFYELFALWSYPEDRAFWKEAAVASRVYLTISCHPVTGLAPEYAHYDGTPNNDRGYGHFFSDSYRVAANIGLDWEWFGADEWECEEANKVQAFFADKTPEDYRRYTVAGEAFDEKSLHPVGLLATNAMASLAATGPHAQASIELFWNTPLRTGTRRYYDNCLYLFTLLALSGNYRIYLPK from the coding sequence ATGACAGGATATCAACATAAAGGCTCTTTTTATACCGGACAGTATCGGAATTTACTTAAGGATTATGGAATAGATCAACAAGAGATTAATACGCGTCTAGAGGATACGTGGTCGAAATTATTTGAAGGTGATGAGGATACACGGATTTATTACCCGCAAGGTGAGGATATGGGTTATATGTTGGATACAGGTAACCTCGACGCTCGTAGTGAAGGTATGTCCTATGGGATGATGATGGCTGTTCAGCTTAACCGCAAAGATGTATTCGATCGTCTATGGAATTGGACAATGACTCATATGTATATGACGACGGGTGTACATGCTGGATACTTCGCCTGGTCTTGTAAACCAGATGGATCACGACTAGCCAACGGACCCGCACCAGATGGAGAGGAATTCTTCGCAATGGCACTATTCTTCGCATCCCATCGCTGGGGGGATGGAGAAGCTCCCTATAATTATGGAACGCAAGCGCGTGACTTACTCCGTACTTGTATTCATAGAGGAGAGGACGGTGTTGGGTATCCGATGTGGGATCCAGATAACAAGCTAATCAAGTTCATACCGGAATGCGATTATTCGGATCCGTCTTACCATTTGCCACATTTCTATGAACTGTTCGCTCTCTGGTCATACCCAGAGGATCGCGCATTTTGGAAAGAGGCGGCTGTCGCTAGCCGGGTGTATCTAACTATTTCATGTCACCCTGTGACTGGATTAGCACCAGAATATGCTCATTATGATGGTACGCCTAATAATGATAGAGGATATGGACATTTCTTCAGCGATTCCTATCGGGTTGCTGCCAATATCGGTTTAGATTGGGAATGGTTTGGAGCAGATGAATGGGAATGCGAGGAAGCGAACAAGGTACAGGCTTTTTTTGCGGATAAGACACCTGAAGACTATCGGCGATATACCGTAGCGGGTGAAGCCTTTGATGAGAAGTCGTTACATCCTGTTGGTTTACTTGCCACCAATGCGATGGCTTCTCTTGCTGCAACGGGGCCACATGCCCAGGCGAGTATTGAGTTGTTCTGGAACACACCACTGCGAACGGGTACTAGAAGATATTATGATAATTGTCTTTACCTGTTTACATTACTTGCACTTAGCGGTAACTACCGTATCTATCTTCCGAAATAA
- a CDS encoding response regulator transcription factor, whose amino-acid sequence MNTDKYKQLVEQRIISTFDEWTTRATVEEREIYRFLHNIKGTAGTIGMLEIEKVAEQKINIYSDQGNRHFTYLEWYEQLKSLLEAISADKGQGQLSEGVITSQNPLWEMHENRILIIDDDVELAGYLKEILEEHSYPVNLALTAERGLKLFYD is encoded by the coding sequence TTGAACACAGATAAATATAAACAACTTGTCGAACAGCGGATTATAAGCACGTTCGATGAATGGACAACTAGAGCCACGGTTGAGGAAAGGGAAATCTATCGATTCTTACACAATATTAAAGGTACCGCTGGAACGATCGGGATGCTAGAAATTGAGAAGGTAGCAGAACAAAAGATAAATATATATTCAGATCAAGGTAATCGTCATTTCACCTATCTCGAATGGTACGAACAGCTAAAATCTTTACTAGAAGCTATTTCAGCCGACAAAGGACAAGGTCAACTTTCAGAGGGTGTAATAACATCGCAGAATCCATTATGGGAAATGCATGAGAATCGAATTCTGATTATCGATGACGATGTCGAGTTAGCTGGTTATTTGAAGGAGATATTAGAGGAACATAGCTATCCAGTTAATCTCGCATTAACAGCTGAACGTGGATTGAAGCTTTTCTACGATTAG
- a CDS encoding helix-turn-helix domain-containing protein produces the protein MYNILLVDPNDFTLHETTNLIDRLDIDFKVTAYTKQFHDVIHLIEKQHFSLILINIKGYNSSGILLCRKIRSKSRIPIILMGGKDNFQIARKALTYQINDYLTDPLHESALKTSLTALKKALTNNLSYEPNYLPHPTMPIKKNEPTISIIEIVKKYVQDDMHQNVTLKKISSILHFNCAYLGQKFRLHENMSFNDYLLQQRMEKAKLLLKRTDMKIYEIANEVGYTEIDWFYKKFKQYTGFSSNEYRKKYDFSQAN, from the coding sequence ATGTATAACATTTTGCTTGTTGATCCAAACGATTTCACACTACACGAAACAACAAATTTGATTGATAGGTTAGACATTGATTTTAAGGTGACTGCTTATACTAAGCAATTCCATGATGTTATTCATTTAATTGAGAAACAGCATTTCTCCCTCATTCTTATTAATATTAAAGGCTACAATTCGAGTGGAATATTACTTTGCAGGAAAATCCGCAGTAAGAGTCGTATTCCAATTATTCTTATGGGTGGGAAGGATAATTTTCAAATTGCTAGAAAAGCATTAACTTATCAGATCAATGACTATTTAACCGATCCATTGCATGAGTCCGCCTTAAAGACAAGTTTAACAGCACTAAAGAAAGCGCTTACTAATAATTTATCATATGAACCGAATTATCTCCCCCATCCTACAATGCCAATAAAGAAAAATGAACCCACCATCTCGATTATCGAAATCGTTAAAAAATATGTTCAGGATGATATGCATCAAAATGTTACATTGAAAAAAATATCGAGCATACTTCATTTTAACTGCGCATATTTAGGTCAAAAGTTTAGATTGCATGAGAATATGTCTTTCAATGATTATTTACTACAACAAAGAATGGAAAAGGCAAAATTATTACTTAAAAGAACCGACATGAAAATATATGAAATTGCGAATGAGGTAGGTTATACCGAGATCGACTGGTTTTACAAAAAGTTCAAACAATATACTGGTTTTAGCTCCAATGAGTACCGCAAGAAATATGATTTTTCTCAAGCAAATTGA
- a CDS encoding threonine aldolase family protein, translating to MDNTNNKKSLSEVSIETAYELGGHGKRNVQILIEALKDIDGNLGSDMYGKGKVIEDFQDQMAQHLGKETAVFFSSGTMAQQIALRIWSDQKEVKRVAYHPLCHLEIHEQDGLKEIHHIEPILLGEKNRLIRLEDVQNIKGDIACLLLELPQREIGGQLPDYAELEAISSYCREQGIKLHLDGARLFEVLPYYQKTADEVCALFDSVYVSFYKGIGGIAGAILAGDKDFTSQSKIWKRRYGGDLISLYPYVISSDYYFQKRVNKMAQYYEEAKELAGLFNQCHGVTTMPAEPVSNMFHVHFDVSAEQLEPILKRIYETTGVRLTQHLRNINETSCYSELAIGDLYSEVPKDKLKAAFQQLDEEIRLLL from the coding sequence ATGGACAATACGAACAATAAGAAGTCTTTATCAGAAGTTTCTATTGAAACGGCTTATGAACTTGGAGGCCATGGTAAACGGAATGTTCAAATATTAATAGAAGCTTTGAAAGATATCGATGGAAATCTGGGAAGTGACATGTATGGTAAAGGCAAGGTGATCGAAGACTTCCAGGATCAGATGGCGCAACATTTAGGGAAGGAAACAGCGGTGTTCTTCTCAAGTGGAACGATGGCGCAACAAATCGCCTTAAGAATATGGTCTGATCAAAAAGAAGTGAAACGAGTTGCCTATCATCCTTTATGTCACCTAGAGATTCATGAACAAGATGGGTTGAAAGAAATACATCATATCGAGCCGATCTTACTTGGGGAGAAGAACAGATTAATAAGGCTGGAAGATGTCCAGAACATAAAGGGAGATATTGCTTGTTTATTGCTTGAATTACCTCAACGTGAGATCGGAGGACAACTACCGGATTACGCAGAACTTGAGGCTATCTCCTCTTATTGTAGGGAACAAGGGATCAAGCTACATCTGGATGGGGCTCGACTTTTTGAAGTCCTACCTTATTATCAAAAAACAGCTGACGAGGTATGTGCACTCTTTGATAGTGTATATGTATCCTTTTATAAGGGAATTGGTGGAATTGCGGGTGCAATTCTAGCTGGGGACAAGGATTTTACGAGTCAATCAAAGATATGGAAACGACGCTACGGGGGAGATTTAATCAGCTTGTATCCTTATGTCATAAGCTCGGATTACTATTTCCAGAAGCGCGTGAATAAGATGGCACAATATTATGAGGAAGCTAAAGAATTGGCGGGATTGTTCAATCAGTGCCATGGTGTTACGACTATGCCAGCAGAGCCGGTATCGAATATGTTTCATGTTCATTTTGATGTATCAGCAGAGCAGCTTGAGCCTATATTGAAACGGATTTATGAGACGACAGGAGTGCGCTTAACGCAACATCTAAGGAACATTAACGAAACAAGTTGCTATTCTGAACTAGCTATTGGAGACCTTTATTCTGAAGTACCCAAGGATAAGCTAAAGGCAGCATTCCAACAGTTGGATGAAGAAATAAGACTACTACTATAG